The Chryseobacterium oranimense genome contains the following window.
TTTGCTTCAGGAATAGAAATACTTTCTGCAATACAAACCATGGGGAAGGAGATTCCTGTCATTATGCTGTCCGGTATGGGACAGGAAGAGGTGGTGCTTAATGCTTTTGACCTCGGAGCTTCGGATTTTATTGTAAAACCTTTCAGTCCAAATGAATTGATGCTGAGAATTAAAAGATTTACTCCTAAATAAACGAATATGCTGCTAACCACTTCTGTACATTTCCTTTTTCTTGTTTTCCTTGGAATGTTGTTGCTCGTACTGTTATTAATTATAGGGGTACTTTTTTACAGCTTTTTTCAATATAAAGAATCTGTGAAAATCTCAGAATGGATAAAGATTATTAATCAAAAAATATCAGAAGTTATTGTTTATGAAGATCAGGAGCTGTCTTCGGATCAAAATTTTATGGCTTCTTCGGGGAGTTCATTATTTCGGAATGTATTCCTGCAGAAACTTGTAGATTCTGAAAAGAAATTTTCAGGATCTGCAAAAATTAAAATTAAAAACCTCTTCAAAGAATATCATCTCCAGCAGGAAGCTGGCAAAAAGCTTGATCAGAAGAAACCCTACCTCATCGCCGGCGGAATACAGGAGCTTACGGTAATGGAGGTAAAAGAAAGCCTTCCCAGAATTTCCTCTTTTTTATCCCATCCTTCCCCACACGTTTATCAGGAAGCGCAATACGCCATGGTAAGCTTTAAAGGTTTTGAAGGCCTGGATTTTCTAAATACTGCGACAGAAAAAATTTCAGAATGGCAGCAGCTTCGTCTTCTTCTTTCTATCACCAGCATACCGGAAAACTCAGCAGAAGCTATTGAAAGCTGGCTTAGAAGTTCCAATGACTCCATTATTATTTTTACTTTAAAATTATTGAGGAAGTTTCAAATGCTTTCTTTTTATCCGACTGTGGTTACTCTTTTGGAGCATTCATCAGTTGAGGTCAGGGTACAGGCCGTACAGACAATTTTGTCGCTCGAAAACCCTTCCACAATTCGTTTTCTTACGGAAGTTTATCCTGACCAGCCGTATGAAGTTCAGCTTGAAATTCTTCGTGTGATGAAAATTTCCAAAGACCAGTGCTGCACTGAACTGATTAAAAAAGAATTATCGGAAAACACCAATACAGGGATTAAGGTATATGCTGCGGAAACCCTTTTTGAACTGGGACACCAGGAATATTTAATTAAACTTTCCAGAGATGAAGCTTCATCCGAAGAATTAATTCAAATTATAAAATACGCACTCCAGGAAAAAGTATGTTAGAATTCTCACACATTATCTATGAAGTTGTTATATGGTTATTCCTGCTGTACGGGACTGCAGTAACTGTTATTTATGGCTGGATCGGGATCTATGCGCTGGGAGCCGTAATACGCTATAAAAAAGAAAACGCATTCACCGATTACAGTATTATTGCTGCCAATCCCAATGCGCCTGCCTTCAGCCTTCTTGCGCCTGCTTACAACGAAGGAATGACCATTGTGGAAAATGTAAGGTCGTTATTGTCCCTTTATTATCACAACCTGGAAATTATCATCATTAACGACGGGAGTAAGGATGATTCTATCCAGAAACTGATCGAAGCTTACGAGCTGGAAAGAGTGTCTTTCTTTGTGCAGGGAAAAATTGAAACCAATAAGATAAAAGGTGTTTATAAAAGTAAAAATCAGGCTTTTAAAAAACTTATCGTTGTAGATAAGGAAAACGGAGGTAAAGCTGATGCCTTAAATGTGGGAATTAATGTTTCTTCCGGAGATTATCTGGTGTGCATCGATGTGGATTGTATTCTGGAGCAGGATGCTATTTTAAAACTGGCCAAACCTTTTCTTGAACAAACTGACAAAAAATATATTGCCTGCGGAGGGGTGATCCGCCTTGCCAACAACTGCGTCATTGAAGACGGGAAAGTAGTCAGTGTAAATATGCCTAAAACGCTGCTGGGAAGAACCCAGGCCCTGGAATATATCCGGGCTTTTGTTTTGGGACGAATGGCCTGGTCACGGGCATCAGGACTCATACTGATCTCCGGAGCTTTCGGGGTTTTCGACAGGAAAATTGTTCTGGAATGTGGCGGATACGATAAAAGTACGGTAGGTGAGGATATGGAACTGGTAGTCCGTATGAGGAAATACATGGAAGAAAGGAATGAGCCTTATGAAGTACTTACAATTCCAGATCCGCTTTGCTGGACAGAAGTTCCTGAAAGCAAGGATATCCTGAAAAAACAACGTAACCGCTGGATGCGAGGAACCATTGAAACTTTATGGAAACACCGAAAAATGATGTTCAACCCAAAATACGGAAAGCTGGGTATGGTAAGCCTTCCTTACTGGTTTTTCTTTGAGTTCCTGGGCCCTTTGGTTGAGTTTTTAGGATATATTATATTTTTTGTTTTTCTTCTATTGGGGATTATCAACTGGTCGTTTTTTGGGGTTTTGTTTGCATTGGTGGTATCAATGGGGTTTCTTTACTCTATTTACGGGATTCTGGTGGATCTTGTCAGCCATCAGGTATATACCAAGCGAAAAGATTTTCTTACCTTAATAGGAACTGCTTTCTCAGAACCGTTCTACTTTCATCCAATCGTGGTGAAAGCCGGTGTGAACGGGTTTATAGATTACTTTAAAAAATCTCATGGTTGGGGCGAAATGACAAGGCAGGGCTTCAACCAGAATACCAAAAATTTACCTTTAAAAGAAAGGGTTGCAGCCATTCTTAACCATGGGTTGAGGAAATTGGGCATGGTATCTTTGGTTTTTCTGATCTTGTTTTTAGTAGGGGTTACGGCAGAATGGCTTTGGTACAGGTATTCATTTTCAAGATTTAATTCTTCTTCAATTGTGGGACCTCTCTTTTTTGAAAATATTTTATTTGCCTTTAAACTGATATCTGTTTTTGGAGTTATTTATTTAATTATTAATTCCGTAAAAGAAAGCTGGGCCAATTTATCAGCGTTGGTCATATTTTCATTTGTGGCTGTTGTGCAATACATCCTCTTCCTGTATTTCTCGGAAACCCAAAATCTGCTTGGGGCAGATATTTTGTATTACAGCAAAGATGAGATTGAACAGATTTTAAGGGCGGGCGGAATGCTTAATTTTAAAAATTTTGCGCTGCTGGGAATTTTAATTGCAGTATGTGCTATCCCTTTATGGATCGCAGGGAAATCCTCTTTTAAATCAAAATATATAGGAATCGCTTTTTTAAGCCTTGGTCTGATTGCTTTTTTTGTTCCAAATAATCTGGTGCAGTCCAAGGAATTAAACAAAACGAATAATACCTTCAGCCAGACTGCTTCAAAAAGTAAATGGGCCTATTTTTTTATATCCAACGAGGATAATTTTATTAGCGATCATCCGGAAATCAGTGAATTGATTAATGATGATGAAAATTTTACGGCCGATGCTGAAATGCTCGACCAATCATTTCCTTTCTGGAGAAAAGAAAATACTCCGGACTTTTTAGGGGCTTATTTCAACAGGTCCGAAGAGGTTCCGAATCTTGTCTTTGTTGTGTTGGAAGGCTTTGGGCATGCTTATACTTCTTCCAAAGGTTATATAGGGAATTTCACACCTTTTCTTGATTCTTTAGCCAATAAAAGTTTGTATTGGGAAAACAGTTTAAGCTCTGCGGGGAGGACGTTCGGTGCTTTGCCTTCACTCACCGGGTCGCTTCCTTTCGGGAAAAACGGATTTCTGGAAATTGAAAATACACCGGAACATTTTAACCTTTATAATATCCTGAAAGCCAACGGTTTTGAAACAGGATTTTTCTATGGCGGAAATTTATCATTCGACCGTTACAGAAATTTTCTGGAATATAGTAAAGTAGATCATATGGTAGATATTGCATCCTATAATGGTGCTTACAAAAAACTTCCGGCAACCAATGGAGACAGTTGGGGCTATGAAGACCAGGCGGTTTTCAGAAAGGTGCTGGAGACACAGAATGTGCAGCAAAGACCATATTTCAATATGCTTCTTACGCTTTCTACCCATAATCCGTTTTTGATTAATAACAGGGCGTATTATGAAAAGCTTTATAATGAAAGATTACAATCCGGTTTCTTAAATCCGGATCAGAAAAAATGGGCAGCGGGATTTAAAAACCAGTTGATTTCTGTCCTCAATGCAGATGATGCCCTGAAAAACTTCTTTGAAAATTACGGGAAACGTCCGGATTTTCAGCATACGATTTTCGTTATAACAGGGGATCACAGTATGCCGGAAATTACGCTGGAGTCTAAAATTGACAGGTTTCATGTGCCACTGCTCATTTATTCGCCATTGCTGAAAGAGCCGAAACGTTTTCAGAAAACGACAAGTCACTTTGATGTTGCTCCTTCTGTTTTAGCTTATTACAGAAATAATTATAAACTCCGTACACCATCTACAGTTACCTGGGTAGGACGAGGTTTCTCTCCGGATTCACAGATAAGCAAAGCCGGAATTCCTATGATGCAGAGTAAAAATATGATGGTTGATTTTGTTTCAGATAAATATTATCTTCATGATGGGCAGCTGTTCACGCTTAAAAACTCTGAGGAGGATCCTTCTGATGATGCTTCTGCCTTGAAGTTGATCAATGGGCGTTTTAATCAGTTTAAAAGCATGAACTCCAGGTTTTATGCCAGCAAGAAACTGATGCCGGATTCTGTAATGATTAATTTTATGAAAAAAAATAAATAAAACAGTTTAAAACTTTCTTGTATAGCCTAAACTGATGTCAAACTGATTTCCTTTCTGATTTGGAAGGTATTCCTGATTGTAATACATGGTTCCTACAGAAAACATGTTAGATTTTAAGGAAAAATTATATTCAGCACCTATTTTAAAGGTTTTAAGCTTAAAAGTTTCGTTTTCCAGAAGGTTATTCCGGTTTTCTTCCGGGCTTATTCCTGTACCGATCTGAAAGCCAAAATAATCCTGCGCACTTTTTGTATAATACCGTACCGTTCCCGTATAGGAATGTGAAATATTTTTGCTGTCCGGCGTAATGTAGGTTCTTACATTGAACCAGAAATTTTTGTAATATTTCCCGACAGATGCGGTATACATCCAGATGCTCTTGCTGAAGTAAAGCTGTCTGTATCCGATTTCTGCTTCAAAACTCCTGGGAAGATTGGCATTCACGGAAACTCCTGTACGGTATTTCGGGAACAGTCCGACGTCATTAGAGTAGGCACCTCCTACATAGAGATAAAACATTTTTGATAGCCGCGGATAAGCTTCCAGTTCAATCTGGGTGCCATCTTCTGCAAATTTATTGGCATAATTTCCCCTGATAATCACTGCGCCAATAGGAGTGGCTCTTTTATAACTGAGTCCTATAATATGCCAGTCGTTATCAAACTGTTTGTCGAAATGAGAATAGTTGTAAAGAATACTTACAGCATTTTTGTAAGTAAATTCATGCACCCTTACAGCCAGACTGTTGGCGTCCGTATTTTTTGGATTAATCGCTAGAACAGCTTTGATAGCTTTTTCAGATTCAATATAATTTTTGTCTGCGTATTCTACTTTTGCTTTCAAAAGCCAGAGTGCTTCAGACTGAGGGTGAAGAGATAATCCTTTATTGATGATTTCTTTTGCCTTGCTGTACTGATCATTCCAATATTCCAGGGAAGTATAGGCAACGAAATAATCTTCATCCTGAACATTTTTTTTTCCAAGATCTTCAAAAACTGCTCTTGCAGACTCCGGATCTTTATTCCATGTATAAACTCTTCCTAAAAAAACTGAAATATCGGTATAGTTGGGTGCTGTTTCCAGAGCTTGTCTGGCAAGCGCAATAGAAGTGGTATAATCTTTATTTTCGAATGCGGCTGTTCTTGCTTTTGCAAATAATTCGTCAGCTGACGCCTTTTGCTGGGCATATATTTGTAACGGAAGCAATACCAGAAGAACTAAATATCCAAAGTATGTTTTCATTGAAGTGAGATGGTTAATCAATTTTAATAGATAGCTTATATCTTAATAACAAATATATTGAACTTTTGTGAGCAATTTGCTAGCAATAAATTTTTATCTGTATATTTTTAATGACGATAAGATAAGCCAACGAAATAATGCTTGGCTGCAGTCTGCTGTATTCCATAATTGATTCCGATATCTAATTTAAGGTCTTTTACGACTTCCATTTGAATGGCGGCATTGATAAAATTAGAAAGTTCATGAGCTTTAAAATCATACGTATAATAGGTTTCCGCAATCCAGTCAATTCCCTTAGATAATGGATGGCTGATCGTTAATGTTTGCAGAAATTCGGTATGCATCGAAGGTTGGTCTGTATCCTTGAGTTTATCCACTTCTACCTGCAAGCCAAGCTTCCATTCACCGGGTAACTTATATGACATGGGTACTATCAGGCCGTACTCATAGCGGCTTTCCTCATATTCAGAAGTCGGAAATTTTACGTAGGGTAAAACAGCCAGCGCAAAAGCACCATGGTTGTTTCCTATTAAGTTTTGTTTTATTCTCAAGGTTATATCACCGATTCCTTTATTCACTGCTTCAGAGTTTGAATCTAATTCCTTCTCCTTTTGCCGTCCATAGGTCTGGAAGCCAACCTGTATTGCAGTATTGCTGGTAATCCCAATTTTCAGGTTTGCCTGATTGATGAGCAATGTGCTTATTTTCTGCATATCTGATTTCTCATGTATGAGTCTCACCAAGTCCGTTTCAAACTGAACATGGCCTGCATCTACTGTATAAGGGGATTCGGTAACATCGGGACGATCAGTTTCCATTTCTCTCATAAGCTCCCGTGGTACAGGATTAAAAAGTGAGTAATTTTTGTGAGACTCTTGTTGTGCAAAACACACTGATGGCAGAAATAAGGCGGCAAAAGCTAATTTTGAAAAAAAATAAAGGTTATTCATAGAGTTATTTAAAAGTTTTTTAATGTTTGGGATACCATTAATACACACTTTAGGTTCAGCTGGTTTGTGAAATAGATATCCCTGCTGCGAATGGATTATTCATCTTTTTTCTTATAGTGCTCGATATTATTGAATTGATGATAAGAAATACGGAGCTGTCTCAGCTGTTCTGCAATTACTTCTGAGCTTTTTGCACACAGGTTGCCACTTTTCAAAGCATTGTCATAAGCTTCAATAGCATGTTTTTCACCAAAAACTACATTTTCCAAAGTTTCTTTATCATTATTACTTCTCGGTAAGGAATTTTTAATGTCTATCCATGTCCGGTGCAGGCTGCCTGCTAATGATGAGGTTTCTTCATCGGGATTTCCGCCTCTTTCGGTAATGAGATTGATAATTTCATTCTTCATTATTTTTGACTGAGAAATCATTTTGTCGTATTCTCCTTTCAGGTCAGAATAGCTTTCCCAAACTTTTCCTTCTACGCTTTCAAAACCTTTAATTCTGTCATTGGTTATATGAAGTAAATCATTGAGGGTTGAAATTGTTTTAGTATTTTCCATATTAATTATTTTTAAAAAATTAAACAATAAATATGCCCGTAATGTTTATTTTGTGGTATCTATTGGCTTTTTTTATATAATATTCACAAATTTTAAATGGGGTATTCCTGGTCTGGAAATTTTATCTGCAAGCATTATTTCGTTGTGTGCTAATATTTTAAGATCTGCATTAAAAGCTCTTTTATTTTTAATTTCTCATTATAAAAATGAATTTAGTTTATTTATATACAATTTTCTTATTGGCTGTCATAGAATCATACTCTTTTTATCTATTGATTTAAATTTTTAACTTATTGTTTATTAATGTTTTATGCTCTTTGTTTAATTACTTTTTATTAAAACAAATACTTACCACTTCCAGTTTTTAAATCATAAAATTAAAATAAAAACAAAATTAAGTATATTTATATTCTTTTATAAGTATATTTGTATACTAATTTGATTCAAATGAATTTTGATCTTATAAAATCAGTTGTGGAACTCGTTCAGCAATTTACAGAGTAAAATGAAGGTAAGGCGATATACAGCAACAATCTTCAGGGCTTTACGGAATGGCTCACCGCTTCCTGTAAAAATGATTCTGAACAGGAAGATCCACATTGGGAAGGAAAGGAATCAGGAAGAAGTTCAGACAGTATCATCAATACTTTACTGATAAGAATAAGCAGATATGCAAAATTCTATTCCCGGTCGGCCATCAGCAATTCAATATTTTCAAGTCAGGACGATTTTATTTACCTGATAAGCCTGAAAACGATGGGAGCTATGACAAAAATGCAATTGATAAGGCGTAATGTACACGAGAAATCTTCAGGTATACTCATTATTAACCGCCTGATCCGTAATGGCTGGGCGGTGCAGACGATCACTGAAAAGGATAAAAGAACAAAGCATATTCATATAACAGAGAAAGGACTTGCCATATTGGATGAGCATATGGATGAAATCCGCAAAGCTTCAAAGGTAGTAGTAGGAAATCTCACACATTCTGAACAGATGCTGCTCATCATCTTACTGTCCAAACTGGATGAATTTCATGATTATTATTTTCGGATGAATCTGGAAACCAGAGATCTGCTGGATAATGTGTATAAAAGGTTGAATTAATGCAGTACTATAAGTACCTGCTGGAACTATTAAATAAACAAGAATGAATAGTGGAAGCTTAAGAAAGAAGATTGCGGTAATAGGTTCTGGATTTTCCGGACTCTCTGCTGCAGCCTATGCCGCGAAATCCGGAAATGAAGTACATGTATTTGAAAAGCATCACCAGCCTGGCGGACGTGCGAGACAATTTAAAACAGAAGAAGGCTATGTTTTCGATATGGGACCCAGCTGGTACTGGATGCCTGATATTATTGAAGGCTTTTTCGCAGATTTTGGCTATAAAGCATCTGATTTCTTTAAACTGGTTCCTTTAAATCCTCAGTTTGAAATGGTCTTTTCCAAAGAAAAGGTTTCAGTTCCTGAGAAGAATGAAGATATCCGAGAGTTATTTGAAAAAATAGAAAAGGGAGCGGGTAAGAAATACGATCAATTCATGAAATCTGCCCAATTCAAGTATGAAGTAGGAATGAAAGATTTTGTAACCAAGCCATGTTACAACTGGCTTGAATTCGCTTCATTAAAAATAGCAGGCAGTGCTGTAAAGCTTAATCTTTTAAGTGATTTCAGAAAATATGTTTCAGGTTATTTTGCTGATCCGAAACTCAGATCCCTGATGGAATTTCCGGTTATATTCCTTGGAGCTTCCCCTCAGAATATTCCGGCTCTTTACAGCCTTATGAATTACGGAGGATACGTTTTGGGAACAAAATACCCGATGGGAGGCTTCTATCAGCTTGTTCTGGCGATGAAAGAAGTTGCTGAAAAACAGGGCGCGACTTTTCACTTTAATCATGATGTACAGAAAATCAATACAGAAAACGGGAACGTTACTTCAATAACGGTGGATGGTAAAGATTATGAATTTGATGCAGTTATTGCCTCATCGGATTATCATCATACGGAAACATTAATTCCTAAATCGCTCAGAAACTACAATGATGCGTATTGGAAAACAAGAACCTTTGCTCCTTCATGTCTTATTTATTACCTGGGAATCAAAGGGAAAATTCCTCATCTGAAACACCATACCCTGTTTTTCGAAAATGATCTGGATAATCATATAGACTGCATTTATTTAAATAAGAAATGGCCTTCCAAGCCTCTTTTTTATGCATGTTGTCCCTCCAAGACAGATCCGGATGTAGCTCCTGAAGGTTGTGAAAATCTTTTTTTGCTGTTGCCGCTTGCCCCGGGAATACACGATGAAGAATCTGTAAGAGAAAAATATCTGGTGAAAATGCTTGAAAGAATTGAAAAACATACCGGTGAAACCGACCTTATTTCCAGGATTGAATATAAAAGAAGCTATTGTGTAAGTGATTTTATTTCAGATTATAATGCTTATCAGGGCAACGCCTACGGATTATCGAATACTTTGTCACAGACAGCAGTCTTAAAACCTAAAATAAAAAACAGGAAGATCAGAAATCTTTTTTATACAGGACAATTAACGGTTCCTGGCCCGGGAGTTCCGCCATCCGTCATTTCAGGGAAAATTGTAGGGATTGAAGTTAGTAAACTAAAAATAAAATAATATGAAAAAATTGTTTGATGAATTGTCTTACGAAGTCAGTAAGTCCGCTACACAAAAATACAGCACCAGTTTTTCATTGGGAATACTGGCATTGAAGCCTTCCATCAGACCTGCTGTGTATGCTGTTTATGGTTATGTGCGCCTTGCAGATGAAATTGTAGATAGCTTTCATTGCTATGATAAAGAGAAACTTTTAAGGAGATTAAAGGCTGAAACATATGATGCGCTGGAAGAAGGCATATCACTCAATCCTATTTTGCATTCATTTCAGGAAACCGTTCGTCAGTATGATATTGATATCCGGTTGATCGATCAGTTTTTGCACAGCATGGAAATGGATCTTCATAAAATGGATTATAACTCGGAATTGTATAAAGAATATATCTACGGATCTGCGGAAGTGGTGGGGCTGATGTGTCTCCAGATCTTTACAGAAGGCAATAAAGAGCAGTATGAGCAGCTTAAGCCATTTGCTATGAAGCTTGGGTCAGCCTTTCAGAAAGTTAATTTTTTGCGCGACCTGAAAGATGACTACCAGGTATTGGGCCGAACCTATTTCCCTTCTCTGAATATGTCCATCTTTGATAATAAAGTAAAGGCTCAGATTGAAAAAGAAATTGAAGAAGAGTTTAACGAAGCATTGCAGGGAATTAAGAAACTGCCCGGATCCGCCATTTTTGGAGTATACCTGGCGTACAGATATTACCTTTCTCTTTTTGAAAAAATAAAGAAAACAAGTTCTCAGCATATTTTACAGCAGAGGATAAGGATCGCCAATTCGCAGAAGCTGGTGGTTGCATTCAAAAGCTATATACGGTACAAATCTGCTTATTTCTAACAGCTGAATTCCCGTCTTATAGTATTTTTTCGAAAGGTTTATGAATCAATAAAAAATAAATGATGTACAGATTATACAGAGAGCAGCAGCTCAATTGTAATATAGAAACGGCATGGGAATTTTTTTCATCCCCTCATAATTTATCAGAGATAACCCCTGGAAGTATGAATTTCGTAGTTCTTTCAGATGTTCGGGATGAGCCTATTTTTAAAGGAATGGAAATAGATTACAAAGTTTCTCCTTTACCGGGAATTCCGATGAAGTGGAAAACCGTTATCAGCCAGGTTGAGGATTATAAAAGCTTTACAGACTTTCAGAAAGAAGGTCCGTATAAGCACTGGAATCATTTTCATGAATTTATTCCGAATGAGAATGGGGTACTTATGAAAGATACTGTAGATTATGAACTTCCGATGGGTATTTTAGGTAAAATCGCTCATCAGCTATTCGTAAAGGAAAAGCTTAAAAGTATTTTCGATTTCAGATACCGGGTTTTGAATGATCTTTTTAATCATAAGCATAATTAAAATGAATTTTCTGATCGTTTTAGGAGTATTTATTTCCATGGAAGGAGCTACATGGCTTATCCACCGGTATATTATGCATGGCTTTCTGTGGAGCCTGCACCGGGATCATCATGATCATAGCCATGACGGGAAGCTTGAAAGAAATGATATGTTCTTTTTCATTTTTGCAAGCCCGGCTATCGCTTTATTGTACCTTGGCGTAAAGCAGCAATTCAGCTATTGGTTTTTTATCGGTCTTGGAATAAGTCTTTACGGAATGGCTTATTTCTTTGTACATGATATTTTTATTCACCAGAGAGCAAAGGTTTTTAGCAAAACAAACAATCCTTATTTCCTTGCCATAAGACGTGCGCATAAACAGCATCACAAGCATCTCGGGAAAGGGGATGGAGAATGTTTCGGTTTTCTGTGGGTTCCGGTTAAATATTTTAAAATGTATTTCAATAAAAAATGATGCCCTATACTTACATACTGATCAATTTTTTTACGGTCATTATCTGCTTTTTAGCCTCTTTTGACAAGAGAATACAGTTTAACAGGCTTTTCGGAAAGTTTCTGCTGTCGTCCACCATTGTGGCAATTCCTTTTATCATCTGGGATATATGGTTTACTGCAGAAGGAGTGTGGTGGTTTGATCTTAGGTATACGTTAGGATTCAAAATAGCCGGACTTCCTATTGAAGAATGGCTGTTTTTTTACTGTATTCCTTTTGCATGCGTTTTTACTTACTATTGTATAGAGAAGTTTTTTAATTTGGGATTGGCTGATGCCTTTAATAATATTATTGTATTTACGGCTGTTATTGTTCTCGGCGTTGTGGGACTTCTTAATTATGACAGAGTGTATACTTTGCTTACCGTGGTCATAACGATACTTACGCTTTGCTACCTGCATTTTATTGCTAAAAAAGAATGGATAGGAAAGGCCAGCTTTGTATACCTTGTTTTGATGCCCGGCTTTTTTGCAGTAAACGGAATTCTGACCGGATCTTTCATTCCTTCGCCTGTTGTTAACTATAATCCTGATGATTTTTTAGGCATCAGAATGGGCACTATTCCTGTTGAAGATACGGTTTACGGTTACAGTCAGTTTTTACTTAATATTTATTTCTTTAAAAAAATAACTAAGAATGAAAAATAGAACAATTTTTACTTTGCCAATAAACTTTTTAAAAAGATAAAACATGGAAAAAGTGAATATTTTTTGGTTCAGAAGAGATCTAAGGCTGGAAGATAATGTCGGGCTTTATCATGCGCTTCATTCAGGATTAAAGGTTATTCCGGTCTTTATTTTTGATACCGATATACTGGACAAACTTCAGAATAAAAAAGATAGAAGGGTAGACTATATCCATCAGGCTTTACAACGTATCCATAAAGAACTGAAAAAGCATAACAGCGGACTGTATGTTTATTATGGCACTCCAATGGAAATTTTTAAAAAAATAATTCAGGATTTCAAGATAGATAGCGTTTTCTGCAACAGGGATTATGAGCCGCAGGCCATACAGAGGGACCGTGAGATTGCTGATTTATTGCTCAAACATCATATTCAGCTGAAAGATTTTAAAGATCAGGTCATATTTGAAAAAAATGATATTCTGAAAAATGACCTTTCTCCATATACTGTTTTCACCCCATACTCAAAAAAATGGAAGGAGAATCTGAAAAATATAGAAACATTTACCACCAACCGGTCCCATTTTGCAAATTATGACGGAGCTTCAGAGATCATTTCCCTGAAAGAAATCGGATTTGAGAAAACGGATCTTGAGTTCACAGAACCAGAATTAAACAGAGATATAATAGATTCTTACGGAAAGTACCGGGATTTCCCTGCAATGGATCATACCACCCATCTTGGGATTGCCCTTCGTTTTGGAACCATTTCGGTCCGGAAATGCGTACAGTATGCCGTTAAACATAATGAAGTCTGGCTTAACGAACTTATATGGAGAGAATTTTTTATGCAGATTCTGTATCATTTTCCAAATATTGTTCATCAGTGTTTTAAAAAGAAATATGAGAATATTGCCTGGAGAAACAACGAAAAAGAATTTAGAGCGTGGTGCGAAGGGAGAACAGGATATCCCATTGTAGATGCAGGAATGAGGCAGCTTAATGAAACCGGATTTATGCACAACAGGGTAAGAATGA
Protein-coding sequences here:
- a CDS encoding response regulator transcription factor, which gives rise to MLILIAEDDELILKTIEHKLLKEGHEVILTRNGKEAIETLKEREVDLAITDIMMPFASGIEILSAIQTMGKEIPVIMLSGMGQEEVVLNAFDLGASDFIVKPFSPNELMLRIKRFTPK
- a CDS encoding HEAT repeat domain-containing protein, translated to MLLTTSVHFLFLVFLGMLLLVLLLIIGVLFYSFFQYKESVKISEWIKIINQKISEVIVYEDQELSSDQNFMASSGSSLFRNVFLQKLVDSEKKFSGSAKIKIKNLFKEYHLQQEAGKKLDQKKPYLIAGGIQELTVMEVKESLPRISSFLSHPSPHVYQEAQYAMVSFKGFEGLDFLNTATEKISEWQQLRLLLSITSIPENSAEAIESWLRSSNDSIIIFTLKLLRKFQMLSFYPTVVTLLEHSSVEVRVQAVQTILSLENPSTIRFLTEVYPDQPYEVQLEILRVMKISKDQCCTELIKKELSENTNTGIKVYAAETLFELGHQEYLIKLSRDEASSEELIQIIKYALQEKVC
- a CDS encoding sulfatase-like hydrolase/transferase, with the protein product MLEFSHIIYEVVIWLFLLYGTAVTVIYGWIGIYALGAVIRYKKENAFTDYSIIAANPNAPAFSLLAPAYNEGMTIVENVRSLLSLYYHNLEIIIINDGSKDDSIQKLIEAYELERVSFFVQGKIETNKIKGVYKSKNQAFKKLIVVDKENGGKADALNVGINVSSGDYLVCIDVDCILEQDAILKLAKPFLEQTDKKYIACGGVIRLANNCVIEDGKVVSVNMPKTLLGRTQALEYIRAFVLGRMAWSRASGLILISGAFGVFDRKIVLECGGYDKSTVGEDMELVVRMRKYMEERNEPYEVLTIPDPLCWTEVPESKDILKKQRNRWMRGTIETLWKHRKMMFNPKYGKLGMVSLPYWFFFEFLGPLVEFLGYIIFFVFLLLGIINWSFFGVLFALVVSMGFLYSIYGILVDLVSHQVYTKRKDFLTLIGTAFSEPFYFHPIVVKAGVNGFIDYFKKSHGWGEMTRQGFNQNTKNLPLKERVAAILNHGLRKLGMVSLVFLILFLVGVTAEWLWYRYSFSRFNSSSIVGPLFFENILFAFKLISVFGVIYLIINSVKESWANLSALVIFSFVAVVQYILFLYFSETQNLLGADILYYSKDEIEQILRAGGMLNFKNFALLGILIAVCAIPLWIAGKSSFKSKYIGIAFLSLGLIAFFVPNNLVQSKELNKTNNTFSQTASKSKWAYFFISNEDNFISDHPEISELINDDENFTADAEMLDQSFPFWRKENTPDFLGAYFNRSEEVPNLVFVVLEGFGHAYTSSKGYIGNFTPFLDSLANKSLYWENSLSSAGRTFGALPSLTGSLPFGKNGFLEIENTPEHFNLYNILKANGFETGFFYGGNLSFDRYRNFLEYSKVDHMVDIASYNGAYKKLPATNGDSWGYEDQAVFRKVLETQNVQQRPYFNMLLTLSTHNPFLINNRAYYEKLYNERLQSGFLNPDQKKWAAGFKNQLISVLNADDALKNFFENYGKRPDFQHTIFVITGDHSMPEITLESKIDRFHVPLLIYSPLLKEPKRFQKTTSHFDVAPSVLAYYRNNYKLRTPSTVTWVGRGFSPDSQISKAGIPMMQSKNMMVDFVSDKYYLHDGQLFTLKNSEEDPSDDASALKLINGRFNQFKSMNSRFYASKKLMPDSVMINFMKKNK
- a CDS encoding YaiO family outer membrane beta-barrel protein, with protein sequence MKTYFGYLVLLVLLPLQIYAQQKASADELFAKARTAAFENKDYTTSIALARQALETAPNYTDISVFLGRVYTWNKDPESARAVFEDLGKKNVQDEDYFVAYTSLEYWNDQYSKAKEIINKGLSLHPQSEALWLLKAKVEYADKNYIESEKAIKAVLAINPKNTDANSLAVRVHEFTYKNAVSILYNYSHFDKQFDNDWHIIGLSYKRATPIGAVIIRGNYANKFAEDGTQIELEAYPRLSKMFYLYVGGAYSNDVGLFPKYRTGVSVNANLPRSFEAEIGYRQLYFSKSIWMYTASVGKYYKNFWFNVRTYITPDSKNISHSYTGTVRYYTKSAQDYFGFQIGTGISPEENRNNLLENETFKLKTFKIGAEYNFSLKSNMFSVGTMYYNQEYLPNQKGNQFDISLGYTRKF